The Aureimonas mangrovi genome includes a region encoding these proteins:
- the modA gene encoding molybdate ABC transporter substrate-binding protein, translating into MSKIATTLACALAASVALPAASFAETVSVAVAANFTDAANEIAAAFAAGGEHEAVLSFGATGQFYTQITQGAPFEVFLAADDERPTLAVEEGYGVEGSVFTYAIGQLVLYSAQDGVVTGPETLESADFDQISIANPETAPYGAAAVEAMEALGVYETLQPKIVQGQNIGQAFQFVETGNAELGFVALGQVSQTEAGSRWIVPQDLYEPINQDAVLLTTGEDNPAAIAFLEFLQGDEAGAIIEKYGYALDR; encoded by the coding sequence ATGTCGAAGATCGCCACTACTTTGGCTTGCGCGCTGGCGGCGAGCGTTGCCCTTCCCGCAGCGAGCTTCGCCGAAACGGTGAGCGTCGCGGTTGCGGCCAACTTCACAGACGCCGCGAACGAGATCGCCGCCGCCTTCGCAGCGGGTGGCGAGCACGAAGCGGTGCTGTCTTTCGGGGCGACCGGCCAGTTCTACACGCAGATCACGCAGGGAGCGCCGTTCGAGGTGTTCCTGGCGGCAGACGACGAGCGCCCGACGCTCGCCGTGGAAGAGGGCTACGGTGTCGAGGGCTCCGTCTTCACCTATGCGATCGGTCAACTCGTCCTCTACTCGGCTCAGGATGGTGTCGTGACGGGGCCGGAGACGCTGGAGAGCGCGGACTTCGATCAGATCTCGATCGCCAATCCAGAAACCGCCCCATACGGCGCCGCGGCCGTGGAGGCAATGGAAGCGCTCGGCGTCTACGAAACGCTGCAGCCGAAGATCGTGCAGGGGCAGAACATCGGCCAGGCCTTCCAGTTCGTCGAGACCGGCAACGCCGAACTCGGCTTCGTGGCACTCGGTCAGGTCTCGCAGACCGAGGCCGGCTCGCGCTGGATCGTTCCCCAGGATCTCTACGAGCCGATCAACCAGGACGCGGTCCTCCTGACGACGGGCGAGGACAACCCGGCAGCCATCGCCTTCCTCGAATTCCTCCAGGGCGACGAAGCCGGCGCGATCATCGAGAAGTACGGCTACGCCCTCGATCGCTGA
- a CDS encoding sensor histidine kinase — protein sequence MQVELAESAPRRDELAYRLKQQKLLADFARMALQTEDVARLLQQASELCARGLEAPFCKALEYDPRSDMLVMRGGWGWAPGEVGSATLGADLESPAGYAFHTGESVLSNHLEGETRFRTPSLLREYGIRRAVNVLIDRGGQAQHAFGVLEVDSPDPGDFDAADVDFLSGCARVLGVAIERAHTNQQLREALETQALLTREMNHRVKNSLGVVGGLLRVNANSVTDPVARAALTDAESRILTIARVHDHLWRGANVSEVDLSSFLGELCDKLSVAAGRLEIVCRAEKIVVSADKAIPIGLVVNELATNAVKYAYAEGEAGVVEVQLLRDGEMATIRVRDYGVGVSPDFDLAARRQSFGIRVIMSLVQQLDASFALEPTERGASFLMTFDPR from the coding sequence ATGCAGGTCGAGCTGGCTGAATCGGCGCCCCGCCGCGATGAACTCGCCTACCGGCTCAAGCAGCAGAAGCTTCTGGCCGATTTCGCGCGCATGGCGCTTCAGACCGAGGACGTCGCACGCCTCCTGCAGCAGGCGAGCGAACTGTGCGCGCGCGGTCTGGAGGCGCCTTTTTGCAAGGCGCTCGAATACGACCCGCGCTCCGACATGCTGGTGATGCGCGGCGGCTGGGGTTGGGCTCCTGGTGAGGTCGGCTCGGCAACGCTCGGTGCCGATCTCGAATCGCCGGCCGGATACGCCTTTCACACCGGCGAGTCCGTCCTGTCGAACCATCTGGAGGGCGAGACGCGCTTCCGCACGCCCTCGCTCCTGCGCGAGTACGGGATCCGCCGTGCGGTCAACGTCCTGATCGACCGGGGCGGGCAGGCGCAGCACGCCTTCGGCGTCCTGGAGGTCGACAGCCCCGATCCGGGCGACTTCGACGCGGCCGACGTGGACTTCCTGTCAGGCTGCGCGCGGGTTCTCGGCGTTGCGATCGAGCGCGCGCACACCAACCAGCAACTGCGTGAGGCGCTGGAGACGCAGGCGCTCCTGACGCGCGAGATGAACCACCGCGTCAAGAACAGCCTCGGCGTTGTCGGCGGCCTCCTGCGCGTGAACGCCAATTCGGTCACGGACCCGGTCGCCAGGGCCGCACTGACGGATGCGGAATCGCGCATCCTCACCATTGCGCGCGTCCATGATCATCTGTGGCGCGGCGCCAATGTCAGCGAGGTCGACCTTTCATCCTTCCTCGGCGAACTGTGCGACAAGCTCTCCGTCGCTGCCGGCCGGTTGGAGATCGTCTGCCGCGCCGAGAAGATCGTCGTCAGCGCCGACAAGGCGATCCCGATCGGCCTCGTCGTCAATGAACTGGCCACCAACGCCGTCAAATATGCCTATGCGGAAGGGGAGGCGGGCGTCGTCGAGGTGCAGTTGCTCCGCGATGGCGAGATGGCAACGATCCGCGTGCGCGATTACGGCGTCGGCGTCTCGCCGGATTTCGACCTCGCCGCTCGGCGGCAGAGCTTCGGCATTCGCGTGATCATGAGCCTCGTCCAGCAACTCGACGCCTCCTTCGCGCTCGAACCGACCGAGCGTGGCGCGAGCTTTCTCATGACGTTCGACCCGCGCTAG
- a CDS encoding LysR family transcriptional regulator, translating into MQIRNVEYFVTLAREKHFRRAAEACGVSQPTLSAGIGALEASLGIRLVARERRFVGLTPEGEAALPWARQLLADYDGLLRAGGQPGVGLRGRLRLGAIPAAMPVVGAIAPVLAAEHPDLRLIILSMNSRQIERELGARDIDGGLTYLENEPLSDVISSTFYEEHYHFATPAAGPFAGRESVTWAEAAIAPLCLLTRDMQNRRILDAQMRRVGVEAAPRASANSYAALFSLVRHGGLSSILSHVQARAVADDPDILVLPFADPAPPQAVGLVVPDRYPMSLKSRAILTCVRSPAFRQTMNSFRERD; encoded by the coding sequence ATGCAGATCAGGAACGTCGAGTATTTCGTCACGCTGGCGCGCGAGAAGCATTTCCGCCGCGCGGCCGAGGCCTGCGGTGTCTCGCAGCCGACGCTTTCGGCCGGCATCGGCGCGCTCGAAGCCTCGCTCGGCATCCGCCTCGTCGCGCGCGAGCGGCGTTTCGTCGGGCTGACACCGGAGGGCGAGGCGGCGCTGCCCTGGGCCCGCCAGCTCTTGGCCGACTATGACGGGCTTCTACGGGCCGGCGGCCAGCCCGGCGTCGGCCTGCGCGGGCGTCTGCGGCTCGGCGCCATCCCCGCAGCGATGCCCGTCGTCGGCGCCATCGCACCGGTGCTGGCGGCCGAGCACCCGGATCTGCGCCTCATCATCCTTTCAATGAACTCCCGGCAGATCGAGCGCGAGCTCGGCGCGCGCGATATCGACGGCGGCCTCACCTATCTCGAGAACGAGCCGCTGTCGGACGTCATCTCATCAACCTTCTATGAGGAGCACTACCACTTCGCGACGCCCGCCGCCGGGCCCTTCGCGGGGCGCGAGAGCGTGACCTGGGCGGAAGCGGCCATCGCCCCCCTGTGCCTGTTGACGCGCGACATGCAGAACCGCCGCATCCTCGACGCGCAGATGCGACGGGTGGGCGTGGAGGCCGCGCCGCGCGCCTCGGCCAATTCCTACGCCGCGCTGTTCTCACTGGTGCGCCACGGCGGCCTGTCCTCGATCCTCTCGCATGTTCAGGCGCGGGCGGTGGCGGACGATCCCGATATTCTGGTCCTGCCCTTCGCTGACCCGGCGCCGCCGCAAGCCGTCGGTCTCGTGGTGCCCGACCGCTATCCGATGTCCCTGAAGAGCCGGGCGATCCTGACCTGCGTGCGCAGCCCGGCCTTCCGCCAGACCATGAATTCCTTCCGTGAAAGGGACTGA
- a CDS encoding OFA family MFS transporter — translation MTSAIDTARPSAGSFLDRERTIATPGFNRWLIPPCALAIHLCIGMAYGFSVFWLPLSRAIGVSQPVACEGMTLFGALFTTTCDWRVSDLLWMYTLFFVVLGVAAAVWGGWLERAGPRKAGVVSAFCWCGGMVIAAVGIMTHQLWLMWLGSGVIGGIGLGLGYISPVSTLIKWFPDRRGMATGMAIMGFGGGAMIGSPLADILMRYFATLEGVGVWQTFLVLAAGYFVFMMAGALGYRVPPTGWAPKGWTPPAAKNTMITTANVHLKDAHKTPQFWLIWIVLLTNVSASIGIIGVASPMLQEIFAGRLIGAEGVGFLDFDATQRAAAAAVGAGFVGLLSLFNIGGRFFWASLSDRIGRKMMYATILALGVLLYAALIPFTSATGWTFVFVASLCVIASMYGGGFATVPAYLADVFGTQFVGAIHGRLLTAWSLAGIFGGLITGTIRDNQIAAGVARDQVYQPIFFTVAALLAVGFVANLLVRPVAEKWQMRQDPKGAVPAGAPAATAAVAGGDYGIGKGGFDAKAALAWAAVGIPLLWGVYITLLKAAALF, via the coding sequence ATGACTTCTGCGATCGACACCGCGCGTCCATCCGCGGGAAGCTTTCTGGATCGTGAACGCACCATCGCGACGCCGGGCTTCAACCGCTGGCTCATTCCGCCCTGTGCGTTGGCGATCCATCTGTGCATCGGCATGGCCTACGGCTTCTCGGTGTTCTGGCTTCCCCTGTCGCGCGCGATCGGCGTCTCGCAGCCCGTCGCCTGCGAAGGCATGACACTCTTCGGCGCGCTCTTCACCACCACCTGCGACTGGCGGGTTTCCGACCTCCTCTGGATGTACACGCTGTTCTTCGTCGTTCTCGGCGTTGCGGCGGCGGTCTGGGGCGGCTGGCTTGAGCGCGCGGGGCCGCGCAAGGCCGGCGTCGTCTCGGCCTTCTGCTGGTGCGGCGGCATGGTGATCGCCGCCGTCGGCATCATGACCCACCAGCTCTGGCTGATGTGGCTCGGCTCGGGCGTCATCGGCGGCATCGGCCTCGGTCTCGGGTACATCTCCCCCGTGTCCACCCTCATCAAGTGGTTTCCGGACCGCCGCGGCATGGCCACGGGCATGGCGATCATGGGGTTCGGCGGCGGCGCGATGATCGGCTCGCCGCTGGCCGACATCCTGATGCGGTACTTCGCGACGCTGGAGGGCGTCGGCGTCTGGCAAACCTTCCTTGTCCTCGCGGCCGGCTACTTCGTTTTCATGATGGCTGGCGCGCTCGGCTACCGCGTACCGCCGACAGGCTGGGCGCCGAAGGGGTGGACGCCGCCCGCTGCCAAGAACACCATGATCACGACAGCCAACGTCCATCTGAAGGATGCGCACAAGACGCCGCAGTTCTGGCTGATCTGGATCGTTCTCCTGACCAACGTCTCGGCCTCGATCGGCATCATCGGCGTCGCCTCGCCCATGCTGCAGGAAATCTTCGCCGGCCGGCTGATTGGTGCGGAGGGCGTCGGCTTCCTCGATTTCGACGCAACCCAGCGCGCCGCTGCGGCGGCCGTGGGCGCGGGCTTCGTCGGGCTTCTGTCGCTGTTCAACATCGGCGGGCGGTTCTTCTGGGCTTCGCTGTCGGACCGGATCGGCCGCAAGATGATGTATGCGACGATCCTCGCGCTCGGCGTGCTCCTCTACGCCGCCCTTATCCCGTTCACCTCCGCGACCGGCTGGACCTTCGTCTTCGTCGCCTCGCTCTGCGTCATCGCCTCGATGTACGGCGGCGGCTTCGCGACCGTGCCGGCCTATCTCGCCGATGTCTTCGGTACGCAGTTCGTCGGCGCCATTCATGGTCGCCTGCTGACGGCGTGGTCGCTCGCCGGCATCTTCGGCGGTCTCATCACCGGCACGATCCGTGACAACCAGATCGCTGCGGGCGTCGCGCGGGATCAGGTGTACCAGCCGATCTTCTTCACGGTCGCAGCGCTTCTGGCGGTCGGCTTCGTCGCCAACCTCCTCGTGCGTCCGGTGGCCGAGAAGTGGCAGATGCGCCAGGACCCTAAGGGCGCGGTGCCGGCGGGAGCTCCCGCTGCGACGGCCGCGGTCGCTGGCGGGGACTACGGCATCGGCAAGGGCGGCTTCGACGCCAAGGCGGCGCTCGCCTGGGCCGCGGTCGGCATACCTCTCCTGTGGGGCGTCTACATCACGCTCCTCAAGGCTGCCGCGCTGTTCTAG
- a CDS encoding formate dehydrogenase subunit gamma, whose protein sequence is MLDRPARSTPFDETQLARIIADHGSREGALLPILHDAMAEFGWIDDAMVPPIAEALNLSRAEVHGVLTFYHDFRRAPAGRTVVKLCAAEACQAAGGRSLVGRAEERLGTPMGTTDGEGAVTLEPVYCLGLCSMAPAAMVDGRIHGRLTPERLDAVLSEAVR, encoded by the coding sequence ATGCTCGACCGTCCGGCAAGGTCCACACCATTCGACGAGACGCAGCTCGCGCGCATCATCGCCGATCACGGCAGCCGCGAAGGCGCGCTCCTGCCGATCCTGCACGACGCGATGGCCGAGTTCGGCTGGATCGACGATGCGATGGTGCCGCCGATCGCCGAGGCGCTGAACCTGTCACGCGCCGAGGTTCACGGCGTGCTGACGTTCTACCACGACTTCCGCCGCGCTCCCGCCGGGCGCACTGTCGTCAAGCTCTGTGCGGCCGAGGCTTGCCAGGCGGCAGGCGGGCGTTCGCTGGTGGGGCGGGCCGAGGAGCGGTTGGGCACGCCGATGGGAACGACCGATGGAGAGGGCGCGGTGACGCTCGAGCCCGTCTATTGCCTCGGCCTTTGCTCCATGGCGCCTGCAGCGATGGTGGACGGGCGCATCCATGGCCGCCTGACACCCGAGCGGTTGGATGCTGTCCTTTCGGAGGCGGTGCGATGA
- a CDS encoding formate dehydrogenase beta subunit has translation MSLRIFVPGDAAAVSVGADEIADRLAASARERGLSVEIVRNGSRGAHFLEPLLEVETSKGRIGYGPVAPRDVDGLVEAGFFEGGDHALRIGRPEEHPFLKNQTRSTFAFCGVVDPRSESDYAAHGGWLGLKAALAQSQEDRVKTVSASGLRGRGGAGFPTGIKWDTVRRAEADRKYIVCNADEGDSGTFADRMLMEGDPFRLVEGMAIAGISVGATFGYVYIRSEYPHAVAAMERAVEGARLAGWLGTDIGGSGLAFDMEVRVGAGAYVCGEETSLLNSLEGKRGIVRAKPPLPAIHGLFGRPTAVNNVLSLAAVPAIFSEGPEAYERLGLGRSRGTMPVQLAGNVRFGGLYEVPFGITLGELVNEIGGGTASGRPVRAVQVGGPLGAYFPPHLFDTPFDYEEFTKRDGLIGHGGITVFDDTVDMAHMARFAMEFCSVESCGKCTPCRIGAVRGVETVDRILAAREEGRAAKAELTLLADLCDTMKFGSLCALGGFTPYPVMSAMTHFPEDFDLSAGRLPAGLQAAE, from the coding sequence ATGAGCCTGCGGATCTTCGTTCCCGGCGATGCCGCCGCCGTCAGCGTCGGCGCGGATGAGATCGCCGATAGACTCGCCGCGTCGGCGCGCGAGCGCGGCCTTTCTGTCGAGATCGTGCGCAACGGCTCGCGCGGGGCGCATTTCCTGGAGCCGCTTCTCGAAGTCGAGACGAGCAAGGGGCGCATCGGCTACGGGCCGGTCGCACCGCGAGATGTCGACGGGCTGGTCGAGGCCGGCTTCTTCGAGGGGGGCGATCACGCGCTGCGCATCGGTCGTCCCGAGGAGCATCCGTTCCTGAAGAACCAGACGCGATCTACCTTCGCCTTCTGCGGCGTGGTCGATCCACGCTCCGAAAGCGACTACGCCGCTCATGGCGGCTGGCTCGGCCTGAAGGCGGCATTGGCCCAGTCGCAGGAGGACCGCGTCAAGACGGTTTCCGCGTCCGGTCTCCGCGGCCGTGGCGGCGCGGGTTTCCCGACCGGCATCAAGTGGGACACGGTGCGCCGCGCCGAAGCCGACCGCAAATATATCGTCTGCAATGCCGACGAGGGCGACTCGGGCACCTTCGCCGACCGGATGCTGATGGAAGGCGACCCGTTCCGCCTCGTCGAGGGTATGGCGATCGCCGGCATCAGCGTCGGAGCGACCTTCGGCTACGTCTATATCCGCTCGGAATATCCGCATGCCGTGGCCGCGATGGAGCGCGCCGTCGAAGGCGCGCGCCTCGCCGGCTGGCTGGGCACCGACATCGGCGGTTCGGGCCTCGCCTTCGATATGGAAGTGCGTGTCGGAGCCGGTGCCTATGTCTGCGGCGAAGAGACTTCGCTCCTCAATTCGCTGGAGGGCAAGCGCGGCATCGTGCGCGCCAAGCCGCCGCTTCCGGCGATCCATGGTCTCTTCGGCCGGCCGACCGCCGTCAACAACGTTCTTTCGCTGGCCGCCGTGCCGGCGATCTTCTCGGAAGGCCCGGAGGCCTACGAACGCCTCGGCCTCGGGCGCTCGCGCGGGACGATGCCCGTGCAGCTCGCCGGCAATGTCCGGTTCGGCGGCCTCTACGAGGTGCCCTTCGGCATCACGCTCGGCGAACTCGTCAACGAGATCGGCGGCGGCACGGCATCCGGCCGGCCGGTGCGCGCGGTACAGGTGGGCGGGCCGCTCGGCGCATATTTCCCGCCGCATTTGTTCGACACGCCCTTCGACTACGAGGAATTCACCAAGCGCGACGGCCTGATTGGCCACGGCGGCATTACCGTGTTCGACGACACGGTCGACATGGCGCACATGGCCCGCTTCGCGATGGAGTTCTGCTCGGTCGAAAGCTGCGGCAAGTGCACCCCGTGCCGCATCGGCGCGGTGCGCGGCGTCGAAACCGTGGACCGCATTCTCGCCGCCCGCGAAGAGGGCCGCGCGGCAAAGGCGGAACTGACCCTTCTCGCCGACCTCTGCGACACGATGAAGTTCGGCTCGCTTTGCGCGCTCGGTGGCTTCACGCCCTATCCGGTCATGAGCGCCATGACGCACTTCCCCGAAGATTTCGACCTTTCGGCCGGCCGGCTTCCCGCCGGTCTCCAGGCCGCCGAGTAG